Below is a genomic region from Clostridiales bacterium.
TTGACAGAGGCTATTAGTTTAGGACATGATTTAGGACATACACCATTTGGACATACAGGAGAGAGCGTGTTAAATGAAATTTGTAAACATGGTTTTTTACATAACGAACAGAGTCTTAGAGTGGTGGATTATTTGGAGAATAACAATAGAGGACTTAATCTTACAGTTGAAGTAAGAAATGGCATATTAAATCACTCAGGAAACAATATTGCATCAACTCTAGAAGGGTGTATAGTAAAATTTGCTGATAGGATAGCGTATATCAATCATGATATAGAGGATGCAATTGAAGGTCATATACTAACAGAGGATGATTTGCCCAAAGATTGTGTCAAGGTATTGGGTAATACTTCATCTAAGAGAATCAATAATATGATAATAAATATAACGAAGAATTGCAGGGATAAAAATTATATTAGGATGACAGATGAATATTGGGCAATGACAAATAAATTAAGAGATTTCATGTTTGAAAATGTTTATATAGGGTCAGTTGCAAAAAAAGAAGAAAAAAAAGCTTGCAATATAGTGAAGGGGGTGTATAATTGCATATTAGATGATCCAGAAAAATTTTTGCCAGATGAGTGGAAAGCTATGTTAAAAGAACAGGACGTAGATAGAGTTGTGTGTGACTACGTAGCCGG
It encodes:
- a CDS encoding deoxyguanosinetriphosphate triphosphohydrolase, translating into MLLREELEELEEKILSPYATLSKKSAGRLKEEVECTERTKFQRDRDRIIYSKAFRRLKHKTQVFISPEGDHYRTRLTHTLEVAQIARSIARGLRLNEDLTEAISLGHDLGHTPFGHTGESVLNEICKHGFLHNEQSLRVVDYLENNNRGLNLTVEVRNGILNHSGNNIASTLEGCIVKFADRIAYINHDIEDAIEGHILTEDDLPKDCVKVLGNTSSKRINNMIINITKNCRDKNYIRMTDEYWAMTNKLRDFMFENVYIGSVAKKEEKKACNIVKGVYNCILDDPEKFLPDEWKAMLKEQDVDRVVCDYVAGMTDRYAENFFLDQICGISGI